A stretch of the Metopolophium dirhodum isolate CAU chromosome 8, ASM1992520v1, whole genome shotgun sequence genome encodes the following:
- the LOC132950157 gene encoding glucose dehydrogenase [FAD, quinone] isoform X1, with product MSSSCNCPVTQPGPTLASTCGGSAFMLFMGLLEVFIRSQCDIEDPCGRPENVASPDKEYDFIVVGGGSAGSVMASRLSEVPQWKVLLIESGGDEPTGTQVPSMFLNFLGSSIDWSYNTEPEEMACLSSPERRCNWPRGKVLGGTSVMNGMMYMRGSRHDFDGWAKMGNPGWSYQDVLPYFLKSEDNHQATTMDAGYHGVGGPLPVGQFPYHPPLSHAILQAGLELGYQVRDLNGALHTGFAIAQTMSKNGSRYSMARAFLRPAKDRANLHVMLNATVTRVLIDPKKKAAYGVEVYTDGRTMTIGARQEVIVSGGAVASPQLLLLSGVGPKDDLRAVGVPVVHDLPGVGRNLHNHVAFFVNFRINDTSTTPLNWATAMEYLLFRDGLMSGTGISEVTAVLPSKYVNPADDNPDLQFFFGGYLADCAKTGQVGEKSGSGVGDGRRTINMIPAVLHPKSRGQLKLKSSDPLAHPAIYARYLSHPDDVAVLVEGIKIAVKLSETPALRKYGMELDRTPAMGCEDLEFGCDAYWECAVRRNTGPENHQAGSCRMGPPSDPGAVVDAELRVHGVDRLRVVDASVMPAVTSGNTNAPVVMIAEKASDMIKARWVGRKPWSKW from the exons ATGAGCAGCAGTTGCAACTGCCCGGTGACCCAGCCGGGACCCACATTGGCCAGTACGTGCGGTGGGTCGGCGTTCATGCTTTTCATGGGCCTGTTGGAGGTATTCATCAGGTCACAGTGCGACATCGAAGACCCGTGTGGACGGCCAGAGAATGTGGCGTCGCCAGATAAGGAGTACGACTTCATCGTTGTGGGTGGTGGGTCGGCGGGCAGCGTGATGGCCAGCAGACTCAGCGAG GTGCCCCAATGGAAAGTTCTGTTAATTGAGTCGGGTGGCGATGAGCCCACCGGCACACAAGTCCCGTCAATGTTTCTGAATTTCTTGGGCTCGTCAATCGATTGGAGTTACAATACGGAACCTGAGGAAATGGCGTGCTTAAGCAGCCCGGAGAGACGATGCAACTGGCCCAGAGGAAAG GTGTTGGGTGGCACGAGCGTGATGAACGGCATGATGTACATGCGGGGCAGCCGGCACGACTTCGACGGCTGGGCCAAGATGGGAAATCCGGGATGGAGCTACCAGGACGTGTTGCCGTACTTCCTTAAGTCTGAGGACAACCACCAGGCGACCACTATGGACGCCGGTTACCACGGAGTCGGCGGCCCGTTGCCGGTCGGCCAGTTCCCATACCACCCACCGCTGTCGCACGCCATCCTACAGGCCGGTCTGGAGCTCGGCTACCAGGTGCGTGACCTGAACGGTGCCCTGCACACGGGTTTCGCAATCGCGCAGACCATGTCCAAGAACGGTTCACGTTACAGCATGGCCCGGGCGTTCCTAAGGCCGGCCAAGGACAGGGCCAACCTGCATGTGATGCTCAACGCCACTGTGACCCGGGTGCTCATCGACCCCAAGAAGAAGGCGGCGTATGGAGTGGAGGTGTATACGGACGGACGGACGATGACGATCGGTGCACGGCAAGAAGTAATCGTGTCAGGTGGCGCAGTCGCCTCGCCGCAGTTACTGCTACTGTCGGGCGTCGGGCCCAAAGATGACCTGCGTGCCGTCGGTGTGCCAGTCGTGCACGATCTGCCGGGAGTCGGCCGGAACCTCCACAATCACGTGGCGTTCTTTGTCAACTTCCGCATCAACGACACGTCAACGACGCCACTGAACTGGGCCACGGCCATGGAGTACTTGCTGTTCCGGGACGGGCTCATGTCCGGCACTGGCATATCCGAGGTGACCGCCGTACTTCCGTCCAAGTACGTCAATCCTGCCGATGACAACCCCGACCTGCAGTTCTTCTTCGGTGGTTACCTGGCCGACTGTGCCAAGACCGGCCAGGTGGGCGAAAAGTCGGGCAGCGGCGTTGGCGACGGCCGGCGAACCATCAACATGATACCGGCTGTGTTGCATCCCAAGAGCCGCGGCCAGCTCAAGCTCAAGTCGTCCGATCCGCTCGCCCACCCGGCCATCTACGCCCGGTACCTGAGCCATCCCGACGACGTGGCTGTGTTGGTGGAAGGCATCAAGATCGCGGTTAAGTTGTCCGAGACACCCGCACTCCGCAAGTATGGCATGGAACTGGACCGGACGCCGGCGATGGGCTGCGAGGACCTGGAGTTTGGATGCGACGCGTACTGGGAGTGTGCGGTGCGCCGAAACACCGGACCTGAGAACCACCAGGCCGGAAGTTGTCGGATGGGACCACCAAGCGACCCGGGTGCCGTCGTCGACGCGGAGCTCCGCGTGCACGGCGTCGACCGGCTGCGAGTGGTCGACGCATCTGTCATGCCGGCCGTTACTTCCGGAAATACCAACGCTCCGGTGGTGATGATCGCCGAAAAGGCGTCCGACATGATCAAGGCCCGGTGGGTTGGCCGGAAGCCGTGGAGCAAGTGGTAA
- the LOC132950843 gene encoding uncharacterized protein LOC132950843, giving the protein MNVKIIVIALFAVVTLLQIYHCKPTHRFVRETKDEDEGRTNKIKEFLSQLYGGSTSQSQPSSTQPDSSTPYQPGSSASNYPDPLTSPLVETPSEPESY; this is encoded by the exons ATGAACgtgaaaattattgtaatcgCATTGTTCGCAGTTGTGACGCTCCTCCAGATTTACCACT GTAAACCAACACATCGGTTTGTTAGAGAAACTAAAGACGAAGATGAGGGTagaaccaataaaataaaagaatttctAAGTCAGTTATACGGAGGCTCTACTTCTCAGTCACAACCGTCTTCCACACAGCCAGATTCATCAACACCATATCAGCCAGGGTCGTCTGCATCAAATTATCCAGATCCATTAACATCACCTTTGGTGGAGACCCCATCTGAGCCCGAATCATACTGA
- the LOC132950157 gene encoding glucose dehydrogenase [FAD, quinone] isoform X2: MSSSCNCPVTQPGPTLASTCGGSAFMLFMGLLEVFIRSQCDIEDPCGRPENVASPDKEYDFIVVGGGSAGSVMASRLSEVPQWKVLLIESGGDEPTGTQVPSMFLNFLGSSIDWSYNTEPEEMACLSSPERRCNWPRGKVLGGTSVMNGMMYMRGSRHDFDGWAKMGNPGWSYQDVLPYFLKSEDNHQATTMDAGYHGVGGPLPVGQFPYHPPLSHAILQAGLELGYQVRDLNGALHTGFAIAQTMSKNGSRYSMARAFLRPAKDRANLHVMLNATVTRVLIDPKKKAAYGVEVYTDGRTMTIGARQEVIVSGGAVASPQLLLLSGVGPKDDLRAVGVPVVHDLPGVGRNLHNHVAFFVNFRINDTSTTPLNWATAMEYLLFRDGLMSGTGISEVTAVLPSKYVNPADDNPDLQFFFGGYLADCAKTGQVGEKSGSGVGDGRRTINMIPAVLHPKSRGQLKLKSSDPLAHPAIYARYLSHPDDVAVLVEGIKIAVKLSETPALRKYGMELDRTPAMGCEDLEFGCDAYWECAVRRNTGPENHQAGSCRMGPPSDPGAVVDAELRVHGVDRLRVVDASVMPAVTSGNTNAPVVMIAEKASDMIKARWVGRKPWSK, translated from the exons ATGAGCAGCAGTTGCAACTGCCCGGTGACCCAGCCGGGACCCACATTGGCCAGTACGTGCGGTGGGTCGGCGTTCATGCTTTTCATGGGCCTGTTGGAGGTATTCATCAGGTCACAGTGCGACATCGAAGACCCGTGTGGACGGCCAGAGAATGTGGCGTCGCCAGATAAGGAGTACGACTTCATCGTTGTGGGTGGTGGGTCGGCGGGCAGCGTGATGGCCAGCAGACTCAGCGAG GTGCCCCAATGGAAAGTTCTGTTAATTGAGTCGGGTGGCGATGAGCCCACCGGCACACAAGTCCCGTCAATGTTTCTGAATTTCTTGGGCTCGTCAATCGATTGGAGTTACAATACGGAACCTGAGGAAATGGCGTGCTTAAGCAGCCCGGAGAGACGATGCAACTGGCCCAGAGGAAAG GTGTTGGGTGGCACGAGCGTGATGAACGGCATGATGTACATGCGGGGCAGCCGGCACGACTTCGACGGCTGGGCCAAGATGGGAAATCCGGGATGGAGCTACCAGGACGTGTTGCCGTACTTCCTTAAGTCTGAGGACAACCACCAGGCGACCACTATGGACGCCGGTTACCACGGAGTCGGCGGCCCGTTGCCGGTCGGCCAGTTCCCATACCACCCACCGCTGTCGCACGCCATCCTACAGGCCGGTCTGGAGCTCGGCTACCAGGTGCGTGACCTGAACGGTGCCCTGCACACGGGTTTCGCAATCGCGCAGACCATGTCCAAGAACGGTTCACGTTACAGCATGGCCCGGGCGTTCCTAAGGCCGGCCAAGGACAGGGCCAACCTGCATGTGATGCTCAACGCCACTGTGACCCGGGTGCTCATCGACCCCAAGAAGAAGGCGGCGTATGGAGTGGAGGTGTATACGGACGGACGGACGATGACGATCGGTGCACGGCAAGAAGTAATCGTGTCAGGTGGCGCAGTCGCCTCGCCGCAGTTACTGCTACTGTCGGGCGTCGGGCCCAAAGATGACCTGCGTGCCGTCGGTGTGCCAGTCGTGCACGATCTGCCGGGAGTCGGCCGGAACCTCCACAATCACGTGGCGTTCTTTGTCAACTTCCGCATCAACGACACGTCAACGACGCCACTGAACTGGGCCACGGCCATGGAGTACTTGCTGTTCCGGGACGGGCTCATGTCCGGCACTGGCATATCCGAGGTGACCGCCGTACTTCCGTCCAAGTACGTCAATCCTGCCGATGACAACCCCGACCTGCAGTTCTTCTTCGGTGGTTACCTGGCCGACTGTGCCAAGACCGGCCAGGTGGGCGAAAAGTCGGGCAGCGGCGTTGGCGACGGCCGGCGAACCATCAACATGATACCGGCTGTGTTGCATCCCAAGAGCCGCGGCCAGCTCAAGCTCAAGTCGTCCGATCCGCTCGCCCACCCGGCCATCTACGCCCGGTACCTGAGCCATCCCGACGACGTGGCTGTGTTGGTGGAAGGCATCAAGATCGCGGTTAAGTTGTCCGAGACACCCGCACTCCGCAAGTATGGCATGGAACTGGACCGGACGCCGGCGATGGGCTGCGAGGACCTGGAGTTTGGATGCGACGCGTACTGGGAGTGTGCGGTGCGCCGAAACACCGGACCTGAGAACCACCAGGCCGGAAGTTGTCGGATGGGACCACCAAGCGACCCGGGTGCCGTCGTCGACGCGGAGCTCCGCGTGCACGGCGTCGACCGGCTGCGAGTGGTCGACGCATCTGTCATGCCGGCCGTTACTTCCGGAAATACCAACGCTCCGGTGGTGATGATCGCCGAAAAGGCGTCCGACATGATCAAGGCCCGGTGGGTTGGCCGGAAGCCGTGGAGCAAGTG a